GATAAAAAAATTAACCTGAAATCTTTTACCATGACGGAAATCGACCGGAAAGGAATCGGATTTATTATTGACAAGAGTCTGAAGGACCTTAAATCGAGGGTGGACCATATACACGTAAGTTTTGATGTCGACAGTATCGATCCTTCAATTGCACCGGGAGTAGGAACACCCGTAAGCGGAGGACTTAATTACAGGGAGGCGCACCTGCTAATGGAAACAATTGCAGAATGCGGATGTATGTCTTCTCTTGAAGTTGCCGAGATTAATCCGATACTTGATAATAAGAACAGGAGCGCAGAAATTACTGCCGAGCTTATTGCATCGGGCCTGGGACAAAGAATTTTATAAGTCCGATATTCTTCGAAGTATTGTTACCGTCGGCTTTAATTTTTATATTCAAATCGAAAATCTAAACTATAGAGAACTGAAAATTGAAACTGAAGCCGTTAATACCAAAATCGGAGATTAGAAAAATTGTTGCGGCCCGCAGGAACGAATTCCCCGCGGAAGATCTGAAAAATAAAACGAAGATGATCTTCGACCGATTTATTGCAACAGACGATTTTGTTAATGCTTTACGGATTCATACTTATATATCTACACGTCCGGGCGAAATCGACACGCGGGAACTTGTTAATCATATGGACCGGTGCGGCAAACAGATTGTTATTCCAAAACTTCACAAAAAGAATGGCTACTTTCAGCGGGCAAACTTTATAAGCTGGGACCACATGGTAAAAAACAGCGACGGTTACCTGGAACCTGCTGTTGGCCTTGATGATGATTTGAGCGATATCGATCTTGTAATTGTTCCAACGGTTGCTGTATCTGTTCTGGGTCAGCGTGTCGGCTACGGCGGAGGATTTTACGACCGATTATTAAAGAATACGTTTGCAAAGAAAATTGTCCTGGCCTTCGAGTTCCAGGTTTTCGAGTACATTGAATCGACTGTTCACGATATTAGAATCGATAAAATAATTACAGAGCTGAGGATTATAAATACACGGCAGCCGATCGACAGAACATCTGAATTGCTATAACCGCATTAATGCAAGAAGAAAACTTCCCCGACATATTTAACGAGCAATACGATTCCGGACATCCCCCCGAATCATATAATAAAAAACTTGAGCGTTCAAACAGCGACCATATTATTGCAGGAACATGTGCCGGTATTGCAAAATACTTTAATACCGAGCCAGCCGTCATAAGGATATTTTTTATACTCACAATTCTTCTCGGTTTCTGGAGTATTGCGGCATATCTGATTGCTTCCTACTTAATACCGAAAGAGAAAGATTCCCGGGAGTTGTCTTCAGAAGAGAAAAAGCAATTGAAGAAAACAAATTTCAGAACTGTTCTAAGCGGTGTCATGATCTATACCGGAATATATTCCGGATTCGCATCAATCGGTTTTTACTCGCCGTGGGGATTCTGGATTTTTAACTACAGTTATATTCTGCCGTTTATAGCAATAGGGTTTGGTATTTTTCTTTTCTTTAATTACGTAAGGGATGAAATTGAGTACTCTACTCCACCTGCAATTAAATTCTACCGTTCCAGAGAGAATAAGATCTTTTTCGGAGTGTGCGTTGGACTGGGCCGGTATCTGAACAACACCGATCCTACTTCGATACGGATTATTATCGTCGTTGCTTCAATGCTCACACTCGGACTTTTAATTCCGGCCTACTTATTAATTGCCCTGCTTTCAAATTACGACGATGCCGGTGAAATATGATCAGCTATAAGAAAATATCGGGATTGGTTTTAATTTTATCGGGTATTGCTCTTATGCTTCAGAGTATAAAAGTTCTTGAGGATGATATGAGCCGGACTGTGGGGGCTGCGTTTCTGTTACAGGGATTGGCCTCTGTTCATCTTTCATTGAAAACGAACAGAAGGGATTTTCTTTTCCTTTTCACGGTCGTTTTTCTGATCGGAATTATTTTGATTACAAGTTCCTATTTCGAAATAATCGAATCGCGCGGACTTGTCTTTTCTTCAATACTTTTCATAACAGGGGCCGGGTTGTTAATTCTGTTCATAGACAACCCAGCGGAAAAGAAATTTTTATATTCAGGTATAACCTTAGTATTAACCGGAATTGCGTCTGTAACATTCCTGAGAGAATTGGGGATTGCCGGATTAGCAAATAAACTGGGTAATGCCGCTGAAGATTTCTGGCCTGTTATTCTCACGCTATCGGGATTAGTCCTGTTTCTTAACAGGAACAGGTAGCCGCTTACAATTATCTCCTCGGGTTTATGGAACCTTCAAGATAACTTTGAATTGAAGGTGTGGGAGAACCGGTATTAGATTCGATTGTAATTTTTATTTTATCGATCTGCTCTCTGGGTAAAAACGGGAAGGATGTTAATCTTAAATATTCGTTCTGATTCGGAGTGTAAACCCCTATTGAGTACGACTGATTTTTACTAACCACCCAAATCTGGTAACCCTGATTCGGTTGAAGCGGTTTTACATTCTTAAACTGTATCAATCCTTCTTTCTGATCGAATGCAAGAAGTAAACGCGCGGAACCTTTTTCAGTAATTTCGATCGGGTTCAAATTAATCACTGTAACATCTTTATTATTGAAAAACTCAATAAGAGAAATATAATTGCTTATAAAATTATTCGAGGTTGAAAGTTCGCTTCGCAGCGAAGTTACCTCCCTATCAAGATCTTCAATTTTGTTGTTCAACTCACTAATGGATGAATACGAATAATAACCTAGAATCGTGAATAAAAGGAGAACCAGAATTATTGCAAGCCAGCCGGATAAACTACCGGAGGACTTGTCTTCACTCTGAGAAGGCTGCACCGTTGAAGGGGACTGATTATTAAACAATGCCTGAGGATTTTCCGGGAGTACGCTTCCCACCTGAGTAAAATGAGAAGTTTTTTCTTTCTCAAGCTCTGCAGTAAGGTTTTCAATTTTTGAAAAGCCCGTTTTCTTGTCCCCCTTTCCGAACGATAACGTATTTTTCTTTTCACTCCGTGTTTCAGAAAGAAATGTCTTGCCGGAGATTGTTTTGGCTGCTGTAAAAGTGCCTGCCCCGCCCACGGTTTGAACTGTCTTTTTCCTTTCCTCTCTTATACGGGTCTTTATCTCGTCCTGCATGCTAATCAGTTTCTTTGCAATATTATCTTTAATTGCAGGATCCGGATTTTCAATATCCAGGATTACAGGGATCATCGAAACAATATTCTGCAGGTCGCCGAGCTCGCTTTCCGGCAATTCACCGCCAGCAGTAAAATAATCCTTGAATTGAACAAAGTTCTCTTTATCCATACATCCGGCAGCAAAGGCAGCAATCATTTCGCTCAAAGGATTGGAAGCCATTCGATTACTCCTTCACCATAAAATCTCTAAGACTGTGCAATGCAGTCATTACTTTGCTTCTTACCGTATCGATTGGAACATTTAGTTTGTCCGCTATCTCGTCTATAGTATAACCTTCGTAATAAGCTAAATGAAGAACATATTTTTGAGTGTCGGTCAGCTTTGTTAGTGCTCTTTCAACTTTTGGCTTCAGACTTACAGCGGTTTTGAAATCGAGACTATCCATTTCTTCAGGGAAAGCGGGAAGTATAAAATAATTTTCGTAATCATCGTCATAAAACTGAACGGTATTATTTGCAACTCTTTCTCTTCTGAGAGAATCTACGGCCTTATTTCGCGTAAGCGTAACAAGCCAGCTGAAGACCGATCCGCTTCTGAAATTGAAGTTGTTTGCCTTTCTCCAGATAATTACAAAAACTTCAACGAGAATCTGTTCGGCACTAATCTGATCCGGTGAGATCTTTTTAATAACGGTATAGAGGAGGGACGAATAACGGTCGTACAGCTCTTCAAGCGCCCTCGACTCAAACCTGGCGATTTCGTGCATCAATTCTAAATCGCTTAAGTCTTTGAATTTGTTCAATTCTCACCAGTTTTTATTTATTTGAAGCAATCAAAGGTATGATATGAGTGAATAAAAATCAATTTAGAGATATTTGTTTCAATCTAAACTAAGTCCAGGAAACCGGACTGCAATCATGATTTTCAATTGAATCAGGTCAGGGTTCATTAATTATATAGATTCAACTTTTTATTATATTTGCAGCACTTTTTAGCAGAGAATGGAAAAAATGACTTCAAAAGAAATAAGAGAACAGTTTTTAAATTTTTTCAAAGATAAAGACCATAAAATAGTTGAAAGCGCACCTGTCGTTCCCCATGGGGATCCAACTCTCCTTTTCACAAACGCCGGAATGAACCAGTTTAAGGATGTTTTTTTAGGCAATGGCAGCAGGGATTACAAACGTGCCGTTGATACTCAGAAATGTATTCGGGTTTCAGGAAAACATAATGACCTCGAAGAAGTTGGACACGATACTTACCATCATACTTTCTTCGAAATGCTCGGAAACTGGTCTTTCGGGGATTACTATAAAAAAGAAGCTATAAGATGGGCATGGGAACTACTAACCGTTGTCTGGAAACTTCCGAAAGAAAGAATCTGGGCCACGGTATACCGGACTGATGACGAAGCATTGGAGTTCTGGAAGAGCGAGACAGATATAAAACATAATCACATACTACGATTCGACGAAAAGGACAATTTCTGGGAAATGGGAGAAACAGGTCCGTGCGGCCCCTGTTCCGAGATTCACATAAACCTGAGCGATGATTACGACAATCCTAAATATGTAAATGCCGGCGACCCGAAATGCATCGAAATCTGGAACCTGGTTTTCATTCAATATAACCGAGATGAAACCGGAAAACTTCATGAACTTCCCGCGAAGCATGTTGATACAGGAATGGGATTTGAACGTGTATGCGCGGTCCTTCAGAATAAAAGTTCCAATTATGACACCGATGTTTTTACACCGATAATCTCTGCAATTGAAAAATTATCTAATATTAATTACGACATTAAACTACCGGCGGACGATAAATCGGCAACAGGACAGACAAATGTTGCTATGCGTGTAATTGCAGATCATATAAGAACACTTACATTCGCAATAGGGGACGGAGCCACACCGGGCAACGAAGGCCGCGGGTATGTTCTAAGACGACTTTTAAGACGGGCTGCACGATATGCCCGCAAACTCAATTTAACACAACCGTTTCTTTATAAACTTGTTGATGTAGTTGTAGAGAATTTTTCTTCTGTTTTCCCGGAAATAAAATCCAACAAATCTCAGATAGAAAAAATAATCAAGGCCGAAGAAGAGAGTTTCAATGCGACTCTCGACCGCGGAATTGAATTGTTTGATTCGCTTACGGCTAAACTCAATTCACAAAAGGAAAAGAAAATTTCCGGCGATGATGTATTTAAACTCTATGATACTTTCGGTTTCCCCGTCGACTTAACCGCAGTTATGGCTCGTGAACAGGGATACACGATTAATGAAGCACGATTTAATGAACTGATGGAAGAGCAGAGAGAACGGGCCCGTAAATCAACAAGAGAGAAACATAACGTAACTTCTGTTTCTATTGATAGAATTGATGATTTTAAGCTCTCTTCCGATCAGCCTACTGTTTTCACAGGTTACGACGAGCTGGCAACCGACGCTGTTATTTCCGGCCTTAAATCTACAGGGGATCAATCGATGGTAATTCTCGACAGGTCGCCGTTCTATGTGGAGTCGGGAGGACAGGTAGACGATACGGGAAATATATTCATCGGCGATACTCACCTTCCGGTAATTGCCCTAAAGAAGATTAATAACCGGGTGGTTCATGTGCTCGATAACTCCGCAAAGATTAAACTTGAAACCGGAATGAAAGTTACAGCCCGGGTCGACGAAAAACGCAGGTGGAATATAATGCGGAATCATTCAGTAACACATTTTATTCACCGTGCACTGCGTCAGATTCTCGGTCAGCATGTTCAGCAATCCGGTTCGTATGTGGGCCCGGATTACCTCCGTTTCGATTTTACTCATTTTGAGAAAGTTAGAGAAGAGGAACTCGAAGCAATTGAATCCCTTGTTAATGAAAAACTCCGGGAGAATCTCCCCATGACGCATCACCGTGATACTCCTTTTGAAGAGGCAAAGAAGATGGGCGCGCTTATGTTCTTTGGCGATAAATACGGAGAGAAAGTAAATGTGGTTCAGTTTGGCGATTTCACGATGGAATTCTGCGGAGGAACGCACGTTAAGAATTCCTCACAGATCGGATTATTAAAAATTGTATCGGAGTCTTCCATAGCAAGCGGTGTGAGAAGAATTGAGGCGGTGACCGGAGCCGGAGTTGAGAAGTATATTCAAGAACAGAAATTGAAAATTGAATCCGAACAGATTAGAATAAATGAGCTTCTGGACGAAAAGAAAAAGCTCGAAAAAGAATTATCCGAAATTAAATTGAAAGAGAAACTCGGCGGGATCGATTCGATTGTAAATTCCCCTGCACTTGTTAGTGGAATTAATATTTTTAAAGGGAAAGTATCCGCCTCGAACATGGACGAGTTGAAATCGATGGGAGATGAATTGCGTGAAAAAATCAAGAGCGGCGTTGGTGTCCTGATTTCTCAAATTGAGGAGAAGGTTGGAATTGTTGCTGTCGTTTCCGATGATTTAATTAAAGATAGAAAAATGAGTGCCGGAAATATTGTTAAAGAAGTAGCGAAAATTGTCGGCGGAAGCGGCGGCGGCAGACCTCATCTGGCAACTGCCGCAGGAAAGGATGTATCAAAAATTGACGAGGCGCTCGAAACACTTGAAAAGTTTGTTGGTTAAGTAAGGGGACCGCTATAACGGTCCCTTTTCATAAAAAAATCATTTCAGTAGCAGCATTTTTTTAACACTTACAAATTTTCCTGCCTGTAGTTTATAAAAGTAGACACCGTTCGAATAATCCTTTGCCTGAAAGTCCACACTATAAACACCCGGTTCATGATTACTGTTAACAAGTTTTTTTATTTCATTTCCCAGTACATCATAAACAGTAAGCACAACAAATGAAATCTCCGGTATATGATAACGGATTGTTGTTGTTGGATTAAAAGGATTTGGGTAATTATTTTCAAGCCTGAATTCCACCGGTAACTGAGTATTATCATTAACCGAAGTAGCAATGTTTAGTTCCTTTTCCTGGGTGTAATCCGACTCCGCATATTGATTGAAAGCATAAATTCTGTAAGTATATGTGTTGTTCATAACAACATTCGCATCTGTATAACTGTTAGTATTGACAGATCCGATTTGAACAAATTGATTGCTGCTGTTTAAACTTCCATCTTTTCTCTCAATAACAAATCCCGTTTCGTTCTCGGAATTATCTGTCCAGTCCAGTTTC
This Melioribacteraceae bacterium DNA region includes the following protein-coding sequences:
- the alaS gene encoding alanine--tRNA ligase; amino-acid sequence: MTSKEIREQFLNFFKDKDHKIVESAPVVPHGDPTLLFTNAGMNQFKDVFLGNGSRDYKRAVDTQKCIRVSGKHNDLEEVGHDTYHHTFFEMLGNWSFGDYYKKEAIRWAWELLTVVWKLPKERIWATVYRTDDEALEFWKSETDIKHNHILRFDEKDNFWEMGETGPCGPCSEIHINLSDDYDNPKYVNAGDPKCIEIWNLVFIQYNRDETGKLHELPAKHVDTGMGFERVCAVLQNKSSNYDTDVFTPIISAIEKLSNINYDIKLPADDKSATGQTNVAMRVIADHIRTLTFAIGDGATPGNEGRGYVLRRLLRRAARYARKLNLTQPFLYKLVDVVVENFSSVFPEIKSNKSQIEKIIKAEEESFNATLDRGIELFDSLTAKLNSQKEKKISGDDVFKLYDTFGFPVDLTAVMAREQGYTINEARFNELMEEQRERARKSTREKHNVTSVSIDRIDDFKLSSDQPTVFTGYDELATDAVISGLKSTGDQSMVILDRSPFYVESGGQVDDTGNIFIGDTHLPVIALKKINNRVVHVLDNSAKIKLETGMKVTARVDEKRRWNIMRNHSVTHFIHRALRQILGQHVQQSGSYVGPDYLRFDFTHFEKVREEELEAIESLVNEKLRENLPMTHHRDTPFEEAKKMGALMFFGDKYGEKVNVVQFGDFTMEFCGGTHVKNSSQIGLLKIVSESSIASGVRRIEAVTGAGVEKYIQEQKLKIESEQIRINELLDEKKKLEKELSEIKLKEKLGGIDSIVNSPALVSGINIFKGKVSASNMDELKSMGDELREKIKSGVGVLISQIEEKVGIVAVVSDDLIKDRKMSAGNIVKEVAKIVGGSGGGRPHLATAAGKDVSKIDEALETLEKFVG
- a CDS encoding sigma-70 family RNA polymerase sigma factor; this encodes MNKFKDLSDLELMHEIARFESRALEELYDRYSSLLYTVIKKISPDQISAEQILVEVFVIIWRKANNFNFRSGSVFSWLVTLTRNKAVDSLRRERVANNTVQFYDDDYENYFILPAFPEEMDSLDFKTAVSLKPKVERALTKLTDTQKYVLHLAYYEGYTIDEIADKLNVPIDTVRSKVMTALHSLRDFMVKE
- a CDS encoding anti-sigma factor, translating into MASNPLSEMIAAFAAGCMDKENFVQFKDYFTAGGELPESELGDLQNIVSMIPVILDIENPDPAIKDNIAKKLISMQDEIKTRIREERKKTVQTVGGAGTFTAAKTISGKTFLSETRSEKKNTLSFGKGDKKTGFSKIENLTAELEKEKTSHFTQVGSVLPENPQALFNNQSPSTVQPSQSEDKSSGSLSGWLAIILVLLLFTILGYYSYSSISELNNKIEDLDREVTSLRSELSTSNNFISNYISLIEFFNNKDVTVINLNPIEITEKGSARLLLAFDQKEGLIQFKNVKPLQPNQGYQIWVVSKNQSYSIGVYTPNQNEYLRLTSFPFLPREQIDKIKITIESNTGSPTPSIQSYLEGSINPRR
- a CDS encoding PspC domain-containing protein, whose amino-acid sequence is MQEENFPDIFNEQYDSGHPPESYNKKLERSNSDHIIAGTCAGIAKYFNTEPAVIRIFFILTILLGFWSIAAYLIASYLIPKEKDSRELSSEEKKQLKKTNFRTVLSGVMIYTGIYSGFASIGFYSPWGFWIFNYSYILPFIAIGFGIFLFFNYVRDEIEYSTPPAIKFYRSRENKIFFGVCVGLGRYLNNTDPTSIRIIIVVASMLTLGLLIPAYLLIALLSNYDDAGEI
- a CDS encoding 5-formyltetrahydrofolate cyclo-ligase; this translates as MKLKPLIPKSEIRKIVAARRNEFPAEDLKNKTKMIFDRFIATDDFVNALRIHTYISTRPGEIDTRELVNHMDRCGKQIVIPKLHKKNGYFQRANFISWDHMVKNSDGYLEPAVGLDDDLSDIDLVIVPTVAVSVLGQRVGYGGGFYDRLLKNTFAKKIVLAFEFQVFEYIESTVHDIRIDKIITELRIINTRQPIDRTSELL